A section of the Clostridium omnivorum genome encodes:
- a CDS encoding NADH-quinone oxidoreductase subunit 5 family protein — MNMYVLALIVVPIIFAVLYALNDNKAYYKLLSYVLCIFGTAFSILLALKGPVKFTISGSTFSIVEGIILIVEILILVFLFWVSIKHRRKNVLLLTFIQAIIFVYSSFFMEKHHEVTLNVDNFSIIMLLLVNIIGTLIVVFANGYITEYEHHRHMKSKQKQFYVIICIFISAMNGLVASDALTWIYFFWEITTLASFLLIGYNADEEAYNSAFRALYINLIGGICFALGNILFAKQLGITTLTGIINHGKLAGIYIVPVFLLCIAGFAKSAQMPFQSWLLGAMVAPTPVSALLHSSTMVKAGVYLIVKLSPAYAGTKLGTAIALYGGFTFLLCSAIAISQRNAKRVLAYSTIANLGLIICSAGMGSSLAISSAIILIIFHAVSKALLFLCTGQIEHTIGSRDIEDMQGLIHKAPALALITAFGAISMILPPFGVLITKLISIEAAANNPFIAIFLILGSAATTLYYVKWIGNLLSYPENKLIKNPKIDTNIYLPLVVLSVLVLLASIFVSPIYNNMVSPEINVLLPHAAKGLSVSRAVITSQIGGFNNEIVFIVIGLVILIALAIKGSLITKADRKNIYMCGENNIEDETMFRNANGTYDKATVGNLYLSHILDEKTLTLLGTIVSVSLILIVILGGLS, encoded by the coding sequence ATGAACATGTATGTGCTAGCCTTAATAGTAGTTCCAATTATTTTCGCTGTACTTTATGCTTTAAACGATAACAAAGCTTATTACAAATTGCTTTCTTACGTTCTTTGCATATTTGGAACTGCTTTTTCAATTTTGCTAGCCCTAAAGGGACCAGTAAAATTCACCATATCTGGTTCAACCTTCAGCATTGTAGAAGGTATTATTTTAATTGTAGAAATCTTGATTTTAGTATTCTTATTCTGGGTTTCAATTAAGCACAGAAGAAAAAATGTTTTATTGCTTACTTTTATTCAAGCAATAATCTTTGTTTACAGCAGCTTCTTTATGGAAAAACATCATGAAGTAACCTTAAACGTGGACAACTTCTCAATAATAATGTTGCTTCTTGTAAACATTATCGGTACTTTAATAGTGGTCTTTGCAAACGGATACATAACCGAATACGAACACCACAGACACATGAAGAGCAAGCAAAAGCAATTCTATGTAATCATTTGTATATTTATCTCAGCTATGAATGGATTAGTTGCTAGTGATGCACTAACCTGGATATACTTCTTCTGGGAAATCACTACACTAGCTTCCTTCCTACTTATCGGCTATAATGCTGATGAAGAAGCTTACAATAGTGCATTTAGAGCATTATACATCAATCTTATTGGTGGTATATGCTTTGCTTTAGGAAATATACTATTTGCTAAGCAGCTTGGAATAACAACACTAACAGGAATTATAAACCACGGAAAACTTGCAGGTATTTATATAGTGCCAGTATTCCTACTTTGTATAGCAGGCTTTGCAAAATCAGCTCAAATGCCTTTCCAAAGCTGGCTTTTAGGCGCTATGGTAGCTCCAACCCCTGTATCCGCACTACTACACTCAAGTACAATGGTTAAGGCGGGGGTTTATCTAATAGTTAAGCTTTCACCAGCATATGCAGGTACTAAACTTGGAACTGCAATTGCGCTTTATGGTGGTTTTACTTTCTTACTGTGCTCTGCAATTGCAATTTCACAAAGAAATGCAAAAAGGGTGCTTGCTTATTCAACAATTGCAAACTTAGGACTTATAATTTGCAGCGCTGGTATGGGCTCAAGTTTAGCTATATCTTCTGCAATTATATTAATAATATTCCACGCTGTATCAAAGGCACTGCTATTCCTATGTACAGGCCAAATTGAGCATACTATAGGTAGTAGAGATATAGAAGACATGCAGGGACTTATTCACAAAGCACCAGCACTTGCTCTTATAACAGCCTTTGGAGCAATATCAATGATTCTTCCTCCATTTGGAGTGCTTATTACAAAGCTTATATCTATTGAAGCAGCAGCTAACAATCCATTTATTGCAATTTTCCTTATCCTAGGAAGTGCTGCTACTACATTATATTACGTTAAATGGATAGGTAACCTTTTATCATATCCAGAAAATAAACTAATTAAAAACCCAAAGATAGATACAAATATATACTTACCACTTGTAGTTTTAAGCGTACTTGTTTTACTAGCAAGTATATTTGTATCACCAATTTATAACAATATGGTTTCACCAGAAATAAATGTTTTATTACCACATGCTGCTAAAGGTCTTTCAGTTTCAAGAGCTGTAATCACTTCTCAAATAGGAGGCTTTAATAACGAAATAGTATTTATAGTTATTGGTCTTGTAATACTTATAGCTTTAGCTATAAAAGGAAGTTTAATTACAAAAGCAGATAGAAAGAATATATATATGTGCGGTGAAAACAATATCGAGGATGAAACAATGTTTAGAAATGCTAACGGAACTTATGACA
- a CDS encoding PP2C family protein-serine/threonine phosphatase, which translates to MSYFIDVASNSLNKYGEELCGDKVEVIKTDDGMIIVLADGLGSGVKANILATMTCKIAGTMLREGLSISETVDTLVHTLPVCSVRQLAYSTFTIIKISNDGMVHTIEYDNPPFFFVKNNIVTTIEKKQLKISDKIINESSFQLEPGDVLTVVSDGAIHAGVGAILNLGWQWNNVADYLEVLVETEKCSANVCKDLLQTCQKLYDGKPGDDTTVVAVTLRTPEFVNIFTGPPKSKENDSLAIDMLKNSNGKKIICGGTAANIAARELNTEIKVCMEYIDIDVPPTAEIKGIDLVTEGVLTLSKVIEKLKAYYNSSLEDKISLNLKAKDGASQLTKILIEDCTHLNMLVGKAINPAHQNPDFPVDLSIKLKIIEDLIDIMKKLGKEVKVNYI; encoded by the coding sequence ATGAGTTACTTTATTGATGTAGCTTCTAATAGCTTAAACAAATATGGCGAAGAACTTTGTGGAGACAAGGTTGAGGTTATCAAAACTGATGACGGAATGATAATTGTACTTGCAGATGGGCTTGGAAGTGGCGTCAAAGCAAATATACTTGCAACTATGACCTGTAAGATTGCTGGTACAATGCTAAGAGAAGGGCTAAGTATCTCCGAAACCGTAGATACTTTAGTTCACACTCTTCCTGTATGCAGTGTAAGACAGCTAGCATATTCTACCTTTACCATAATTAAAATTTCAAATGACGGAATGGTTCATACCATAGAATATGATAATCCTCCATTTTTTTTCGTTAAAAATAATATTGTTACTACCATTGAAAAAAAACAGCTTAAAATAAGTGATAAGATAATTAACGAAAGCAGCTTTCAACTGGAGCCCGGTGATGTACTTACTGTAGTAAGCGATGGAGCAATTCATGCTGGAGTTGGAGCCATATTAAATTTAGGATGGCAGTGGAATAATGTAGCTGATTATTTGGAAGTATTGGTTGAAACCGAAAAGTGCTCCGCTAATGTTTGTAAAGATTTGCTTCAAACCTGCCAAAAGCTCTATGATGGAAAACCTGGAGACGACACTACAGTTGTTGCGGTAACCTTAAGAACTCCAGAGTTTGTTAATATATTTACAGGACCTCCAAAGTCTAAGGAAAATGATTCCCTAGCAATAGATATGCTAAAAAACAGCAATGGAAAAAAAATAATCTGCGGCGGCACAGCAGCAAATATTGCAGCCAGAGAGTTAAATACAGAAATTAAAGTCTGCATGGAATATATAGATATTGATGTTCCGCCTACTGCAGAAATTAAAGGCATAGATCTTGTAACAGAGGGAGTTTTAACTTTAAGTAAAGTTATAGAAAAACTTAAAGCATATTATAACAGCTCTCTTGAAGATAAAATTTCCTTAAATTTAAAAGCAAAGGATGGTGCATCTCAGCTTACAAAAATATTAATTGAGGATTGCACTCATCTTAATATGCTGGTAGGAAAAGCTATTAATCCTGCCCACCAAAACCCTGACTTTCCTGTGGATTTGAGTATTAAACTTAAAATAATAGAGGACCTTATAGATATTATGAAAAAGCTTGGAAAAGAAGTAAAAGTTAATTATATATAA